From a region of the Phaeodactylum tricornutum CCAP 1055/1 chromosome 4, whole genome shotgun sequence genome:
- a CDS encoding predicted protein encodes MMLPSISQNQLHQRGNKLVVDKGSLARSPSPEAGEGKNHRRLYFKRRRIACTVFFVSTLWWVLYTFRPGSLSQEVLAETNLPLDFVVAGFPKCGTTTLMYAFRQHSQVNMNTHESCSISSARKTTTQVWNGLQAELSDIISLPATGRVNGIKCPTAMYSMKALHRLQNWHPRTKWIVGLRHPVWQVQSFYNYRVTEAYDKLEAAASQSYSWLPRFMWDPQPSFRSLDDIFTAPYQPWNEVSRWSHRYELFLNQFGFTNMTVPEVVEWQNLTAARDAMTLYPHLGLLSDHNFEIFVYTVDQMEDANTERSAQFRKGLQSFLGLTEPLPSLGHENINHFQGSRAHPETIDICDSQWSDLRSQIIADGRVTATWIQDRLVASPHVSVSDDPFFRSTLDMWMHDPCP; translated from the exons ATGATGCTTCCCTCGATTTCCCAAAATCAGCTCCATCAAAGAGGTAACAAACTGGTGGTCGACAAGGGTAGCCTAGCACGATCTCCTTCCCCCGAAGCCGGTGAAGGAAAGAACCATCGTCGT CTATATTTCAAACGGAGGCGGATAGCGTGTACTGTTTTCTTCGTATCTACGCTGTGGTGGGTACTCTATACGTTCCGACCTGGATCTCTTTCTCAAGAAGTATTGGCTGAGACGAATCTACCTTTGGACTTTGTAGTTGCCGGTTTTCCCAAATGTGGCACCACAACGTTGATGTACGCCTTCCGGCAGCATTCACAAGTCAATATGAATACACACGAGTCTTGCTCTATTTCCAGTGCCAGAAAGACGACGACTCAAGTTTGGAACGGACTGCAGGCGGAATTGAGTGACATCATTTCGCTACCGGCTACTGGCCGCGTCAACGGAATAAAATGCCCAACTGCAATGTATAGTATGAAAGCTCTGCATCGATTACAAAACTGGCATCCTCGTACTAAATGGATTGTGGGACTTCGTCATCCCGTCTGGCAGGTACAGTCATTTTATAATTACCGCGTTACGGAAGCCTACGATAAGCTGGAGGCTGCAGCGTCTCAATCGTATTCATGGCTGCCGCGTTTTATGTGGGACCCTCAACCATCTTTTCGAAGTCTGGACGATATCTTCACGGCCCCATATCAGCCGTGGAATGAAGTCTCGAGATGGTCCCATCGCTACGAGCTTTTTTTGAACCAATTTGGATTCACCAACATGACGGTGCCTGAAGTTGTCGAATGGCAAAACTTGACGGCAGCAAGAGATGCGATGACTCTTTATCCCCATCTCGGACTACTATCTGATCATAACTTTGAAATTTTTGTCTATACGGTTGATCAAATGGAGGATGCAAATACTGAGCGGAGCGCTCAGTTTCGAAAGGGTTTACAATCATTTTTGGGTCTGACCGAGCCTCTGCCCAGCTTGGGACACGAGAACATCAATCACTTTCAAGGCAGTCGGGCCCATCCGGAAACAATTGATATTTGTGATTCGCAGTGGAGCGATCTGCGATCGCAAATCATTGCTGACGGCCGAGTTACAGCGACTTGGATTCAAGA
- a CDS encoding predicted protein, whose amino-acid sequence MGKVLSLANLAIARYISLTPAVRTLMLLQVVALLLNLCGAFEPPKTLRNVPLDRSDVGRTGLSPEPTCGQYLAPSILPGAGLGMYSGVEIEEDDPVSYGDICIPLIDLKLHVGNDDNDFYNPFAAYVWQASALGMIDLNLSKDVSAFCMGINSIANCHLPLKHAYQTKPEYDPQVLRHRHASVGSFTPYFNLTSFAARPIPSGSEIFKSYGNYWFETRSDTFGQQFPLSTSYKEASNLLEKLFVSMKLTSSLSASLYDEVVLSIKELLPSRTMNAFPNTVPHAILGAHESLAAVHQTLVIRDLEWLRLNGRCLDHIRPGTSTLENVGHGAFATRDLSSGTIVSASPVHHIERAFTQMYEVRYDEAAKKHVPDKSKIVAYQLLLNYCFGHNESTVLVCPYGNGVNYINHVREHANVKVRWAQDFPAHQDDVLHQATPEDLFNSTAEPKFVLEYIALRDIVAGEEIFLDYGESWDAAWNAHSLSYEPFGGATSAERYRDAFWVNENHGDMPLRTRQEQIVDPYPDNWVLRVHPWVLQHHIKYGYLSGNYDWQESDRTPLRDDFGLPCQILERHENGTIPHKYTILADTTSVDWFETDSVAISQVPRSALTWLNAPGTMDFHLPNAFRQPIGLSDEMMPTQWRNLLAK is encoded by the exons ATGGGCAAAGTCTTATCACTCGCAAACCTTGCGATTGCTCGTTATATTTCTCTAACCCCTGCGGTCCGTACCTTGATGCTGCTACAAGTAGTGGCTCTGCTTTTGAACTTGTGCGGCGCTTTTGAGCCACCGAAGACTCTTCGCAATGTTCCTCTGGACCGCTCCGATGTCGGACGTACAGGGCTTTCCCCAGAACCTACGTGCGGACAGTATTTGGCACCGTCTATCCTCCCTGGAGCCGGTTTGGGCATGTATTCGGGTGTGGAAATCGAAGAAGACGATCCTGTGAGCTACGGAGACATTTGTATTCCACTAATTGATTTGAAATTG CACGTCGGGAACGATGACAACGACTTCTACAATCCCTTTGCCGCCTACGTGTGGCAAGCCAGCGCCTTGGGTATGATTGATCTCAACCTTTCGAAGGATGTCAGTGCCTTCTGTATGGGTATCAACAGTATTGCCAATTGCCACCTCCCCTTAAAGCATGCGTACCAGACTAAGCCGGAATACGATCCTCAAGTCCTGCGACACAGGCACGCCTCGGTTGGATCTTTTACGCCCTATTTCAACCTCACATCTTTCGCGGCACGTCCCATTCCGTCGGGCAGTGAAATTTTTAAGTCGTACGGCAATTACTGGTTTGAAACCCGATCCGACACGTTCGGTCAACAGTTTCCTTTGTCGACTTCATACAAGGAAGCTAGCAACCTTCTGGAAAAATTGTTTGTGTCAATGAAATTGACCAGCTCTCTAAGTGCGAGCTTGTACGATGAGGTGGTGTTGAGTATCAAAGAATTGCTACCTTCGCGTACCATGAACGCCTTTCCCAATACGGTACCCCATGCCATTTTAGGAGCTCACGAAAGCTTGGCTGCTGTTCATCAAACACTGGTCATCCGAGATTTGGAGTGGTTGCGATTGAATGGTCGGTGCCTGGATCATATCCGTCCGGGAACGTCAACTCTTGAAAACGTTGGGCACGGTGCATTCGCCACACGAGATTTATCATCCGGAACTATCGTGTCTGCCTCCCCTGTACACCACATTGAGCGCGCATTTACCCAAATGTATGAAGTCAGATACGATGAAGCTGCCAAAAAACATGTACCCGACAAATCAAAAATTGTTGCCTATCAGCTGCTATTAAATTATTGCTTTGGCCACAATGAATCAACTGTGTTGGTCTGTCCCTATGGAAATGGTGTAAATTATATCAACCACGTCCGGGAACATGCCAACGTCAAGGTGCGCTGGGCTCAAGACTTCCCAGCTCACCAAGATGATGTCCTGCATCAGGCAACCCCCGAAGACCTCTTCAATTCCACTGCGGAACCTAAATTTGTTCTCGAATATATTGCTTTACGCGACATTGTAGCAGGCGAGGAAATATTTTTGGACTATGGCGAATCCTGGGACGCTGCGTGGAATGCCCACTCCTTGTCCTACGAGCCGTTTGGTGGAGCTACCTCGGCTGAACGCTACCGAGATGCGTTTTGGGTCAACGAAAATCACGGTGACATGCCACTACGAACTCGGCAAGAGCAAATCGTGGATCCGTACCCAGATAATTGGGTTTTGCGCGTTCACCCCTGGGTCTTGCAGCACCACATAAAGTATGGCTACCTTTCTGGCAATTACGATTGGCAGGAGTCAGATCGTACTCCACTCCGCGATGATTTCGGCTTGCCTTGTCAAATTTTGGAGCGGCACGAAAACGGAACCATTCCACACAAGTACACAATCCTGGCTGATACCACTAGCGTTGATTGGTTCGAGACAGACAGCGTGGCCATTTCTCAAGTGCCTCGATCGGCTTTGACCTGGTTGAACGCACCCGGAACAATGGATTTTCATCTCCCCAACGCCTTTCGACAACCCATAGGATTGTCGGACGAAATGATGCCAACCCAATGGCGGAATCTCCTGGCCAAGTAA
- a CDS encoding predicted protein, with translation MKNTWSSLLFISLLSCSVDGESQSGLIEKQILTKESKPLECGLYLAPSTIPGAGLGLFVGHQAWEEGTKAGYGDICIPIVNPHLHRNYSKPFFHPLGDYTWSHIDVGMTLEAYPALHLEAFCPGIDALVNSHQFVLNLGSPNKSHVAQYLPAGIFRTSPNAGAVSPYRNSTTRVSRRIPPGGELFKSYGPTWFPSRAKALGDSFAFPEDFRRGQALLNRMAPLVDRISSTVSVSPLFTDLFDIVQAVTGTFQSRILKTLPREPQHAHDAGDDESGLLRFHEDMSRHSLEYLTSYGQCVDHVRPVPLSPKHPEAGQGAVAARDLPQGTIVSTSPLHVFPDLDYFNMYVLKQNDKGTWERESDHVHTKQLLLNYCFGHPNTTMTLCPYGPGVNYINHDRNPNVRIRWSLNPWHNATAVAERTVENSFDFQLKLAFDYVALRNISEGEEILLDYGDAWETAWQEHKRTYQPIDGKIIQPDYVYNHQLHIPLRTRSEQEFDPYPEHLHTRCHVALLQPTYRQSQYNWLETPESPLLVNYGLPCHVLQRYASEMDPSEYAYTVELDLEILSDEHKADLSIPKNDLVLERHQVPRRGVAQFTRPNLSDMHLSNTFRHSIGLPDSVLPLQWKNAI, from the coding sequence ATGAAAAACACTTGGTCGTCACTCCTATTCATCTCTCTCTTGTCCTGCTCAGTGGATGGAGAATCACAGTCTGGGTTGATTGAGAAACAAATCTTGACCAAGGAATCTAAGCCATTGGAATGTGGTTTGTATCTGGCCCCATCTACAATCCCGGGCGCCGGGCTCGGTCTGTTTGTTGGCCATCAGGCTTGGGAAGAAGGGACCAAGGCTGGCTACGGTGACATCTGCATCCCTATTGTCAACCCACATTTGCATCGCAATTATTCCAAGCCATTCTTTCATCCCCTTGGGGACTACACATGGAGCCATATTGACGTCGGTATGACTTTAGAAGCCTATCCGGCGCTCCATCTCGAAGCGTTCTGTCCCGGCATTGACGCCTTGGTCAATTCGCACCAGTTCGTCCTGAACTTGGGCTCGCCGAATAAAAGTCACGTGGCGCAGTACCTTCCCGCAGGGATATTTCGCACCAGCCCGAACGCTGGTGCTGTTTCACCCTACCGTAACTCCACCACCCGGGTATCCCGACGCATTCCACCTGGTGGAGAGCTGTTCAAGTCCTACGGACCCACTTGGTTCCCGAGCCGCGCCAAGGCTTTGGGCGATTCCTTTGCTTTTCCAGAAGACTTTAGACGTGGGCAAGCATTGTTAAATAGAATGGCCCCCCTCGTAGATCGGATAAGCTCCACAGTCTCGGTGTCACCACTTTTTACAGACTTGTTCGACATAGTGCAGGCAGTAACAGGTACTTTTCAGTCGCGCATTCTTAAAACGCTACCACGAGAGCCTCAACATGCGCATGATGCGGGTGATGACGAATCTGGTCTTCTTCGATTTCACGAGGATATGTCGCGGCATTCTTTGGAATATCTCACTTCTTACGGACAGTGTGTGGATCATGTCAGACCGGTGCCGTTGTCCCCTAAACATCCCGAAGCGGGGCAAGGAGCTGTCGCAGCTCGCGATCTCCCACAGGGAACCATCGTATCAACGTCTCCATTACACGTTTTTCCGGACTTGGACTACTTTAACATGTACGTACTCAAACAAAATGACAAGGGTACATGGGAACGCGAAAGCGATCACGTACATACCAAGCAACTGCTGCTCAACTATTGCTTCGGCCATCCCAACACCACTATGACCTTGTGTCCATATGGTCCGGGAGTTAACTACATCAATCATGATCGCAATCCCAATGTCCGCATTCGCTGGTCTCTCAACCCATGGCACAACGCTACAGCGGTTGCCGAGCGAACAGTAGAAAACTCGTTCGACTTCCAATTGAAGCTGGCATTTGACTACGTTGCGCTACGAAATATTTCTGAGGGCGAAGAAATTCTATTGGATTACGGAGATGCCTGGGAGACAGCCTGGCAAGAGCATAAAAGAACATACCAACCGATTGATGGGAAAATCATCCAGCCCGACTATGTTTACAATCATCAGCTTCACATTCCCCTTCGTACACGATCCGAACAGGAGTTTGATCCTTATCCGGAGCATCTCCACACACGCTGCCATGTAGCTTTGCTTCAGCCGACATATCGACAAAGTCAATACAATTGGTTGGAAACACCCGAGTCTCCTTTGTTAGTAAACTACGGACTACCGTGCCATGTGCTTCAGCGATACGCTTCCGAGATGGATCCTAGTGAATACGCTTACACGGTAGAGTTGGATTTGGAGATACTTTCGGACGAGCACAAGGCTGACCTTTCAATTCCGAAAAATGATCTCGTTCTGGAACGACACCAAGTTCCGCGACGAGGTGTAGCCCAGTTTACTCGGCCTAACTTGTCCGACATGCATTTGTCGAACACGTTTCGCCATTCAATCGGTTTGCCGGACAGCGTCTTGCCTCTACAATGGAAAAATGCAATCTAA